In the genome of Candidatus Dormiibacterota bacterium, the window CCCGGCCTCGCGCAGCCGCTGCTCCAGCGGGTCGACGGCCTCGTGGCCGGCGAAGTGGTCGTTCTCGGCGAAGTGGCCCAGCACCGCGGCGCGGATCCGGCTCAGGTCGGGCTGCGCCTCCGGCCAGGGGGCGACGCCGTAGTAGACGACGCAGGCCCTCACCTCGGGTCGCAGCGAGGCGAGGTAGAGGGCGAGGCCGCCGCCCATGCAGAAGCCGACGGTGCCGACGCCGTCGCCGGTGGTGTGCTCGCTGCCGAGCAGCCAGGTCACCGCGCCGCTGAGGTCGCGGCCGGCCTCGTCGATCCTCAGCTCCATCATCTTCTTGGCCGCCTCGTCGGGCTCGGTCGTGGTCTCGCCGTGGAAGAGGTCGGCGGCCAGCGCGGTGAAGCCCTCGGCGGCGAGGCGGTCGCACACGTCCTCGATGTGGGGCACCAGCCCCCACCACTCCTGGATGACGACCACGCCGGGACCCCTGCCGCCCTCGGGGGTGGCCAGGTAGCCAGGGCAGGTGTGCCCGTTGCTGGGGAAGGTGATCCGCTCGCCCACCGCCGTCCTCCTCGCCTCGAGATGTTGCGTCCGCGACCGCGCGGAGGATAGTGCAGGTGTCACCGGTCGGCGTGCGTTGTCCCAGTACCGGGCGCCGGCCCACGATCGTCGCTCGGGCTCAGGGAAGGGAAGAGGAGATGAGAGGACGGCTGGTCGCGGTGCTGGCGCTGGTCGCCGCCGTGGCGGTGAGCGCCACCGCCGGTGGCCCCGCCGCCATGGCGAAGGCGAAGAAGGTCAAGCCGGGCACGTCGTTCACCGTCTGGGTGCAGACCGTCGACTCCTGCAAGCAGGCGCTGCCCGCCGCCGCCTACCTGCTCACCGGGGGTGGCACCACCCGCACCGCCGAGGCGCCCGCGGGGAGGAAGAGGACGATCGTCCCCACCGCCGCCTGCCCGCTGCTCCACGGCAACTGCGCCGCGGTGCCGGTGGGGTGCGTCAGCTTCACCGGGCTGCCCGCGGGCACCTACACGCTGACCACCACCAGGACGCCGCCGCCGGACAGGACCGATCCCGAGGGCTTCGCACCCTGCCAGGGCGGCAGCGCCTGCCGCTCGCAGGTGGCGACCATCACCGTGGCGGCCTCCGGCGCGGTGCAGGGTGCGGTCACCGACGTCTACCCGGACGGGGTCAGCGAGACCTTCCCCTCGGCCTCGAGCTACTTCCCCGGCACCCCCACCGACCCGGTGGTCTTCCACGACTTCGGCCTCGCCGCGCCCGGGTTCGCGCCCCAGTGCGACGGCGACTCCGACGCCGACGACCACCTCACCGGCAACATGCGTGGCCACTGCGGGTACCCGGAGGCCGACGAGGCCGCCGCCTGCCAGCCCTACCCCTGGAGCTGCGCGACCGCCGCAGCCAGCCCGGCCGCGAAGCCGTAGGCGCCACTACCGGGACGCGCGCAGCCGGCGCCGCCAGACGAAGCGCAGCCCCGACCAGTCCTC includes:
- a CDS encoding alpha/beta fold hydrolase, which gives rise to MGERITFPSNGHTCPGYLATPEGGRGPGVVVIQEWWGLVPHIEDVCDRLAAEGFTALAADLFHGETTTEPDEAAKKMMELRIDEAGRDLSGAVTWLLGSEHTTGDGVGTVGFCMGGGLALYLASLRPEVRACVVYYGVAPWPEAQPDLSRIRAAVLGHFAENDHFAGHEAVDPLEQRLREAGVEAEFHWYPGTDHAFFNDTRPEVHDAEAAQRSWALTVAFLHRHLG